The genomic DNA TTTGCTTGCTTTGTGGCATTAACAGCAAGCATTCCATCAGCATCCCAATTTCTCCGACGACGAGTTTTAACTTCTACAAAGATTAAAGTTGGTAATGGGTGATTGGTAAGGGGTAATTGGTAATTGCCCTTTTTTTCGCTGCACCCCTTCTCCTCCACTCCTGGTGCGATTGCGATCGTATCAATTTCCCCGTAGCGACACCGCCAACGCCGATGCAAAATTTCCCAGCCTTGTTCCTCCAACCACTGCGCTACTAAGTTTTCTCCCAAATTGCCAATATTGTTGGCATTTGAGGATAGGCCAGAAAAACGAGAAGGAGCAGCAGTTGTAGGATGCTCTAGATCGTTGCTTAGCTTGACACCCTTTCTAGTAAAATCAAAAGTTGATAGATCGCTGTTTCCCATTAGCTTTCAATTGCATGATTTCTAGTATTCGCCAACATATTTATACCTTCTTGTTCAGTTTAGTTCTCTTTGTCGCTGTCAGCTTGGTAGCAATTGCTATTAATCCAGTACCGGCCTTGGCTCTAGATTACAATAGAGAAGCCCTAGTCGGTGCTGATTTCTCAGGGCGCGATCTCACTGACGCGCAATTTACCAAGGCAAATCTCCGCAACAGTAATTTTAGCAATGCAAATTTGCAGGGTGTAAGCTTTTTCGCTGCAAATATGGAAGATGCTAATTTTGAGGGCGCTAATCTTAGGGGGGCGACTTTAGATTTAGCTCGGATGATTAAAGTGAATTTAACTAATGCGATCCTTGAGGGAGCTTTTGCTTACAATACCAAGTTTGAACGGGCGATCGTTGACGGTGCTGACTTTACGGATATCCTCATCCGCGATGATATGGTAGAAAAGTTGTGTAAAGTGGCGCGAGGAACTAATCCGGTTACTGGTAGGAACACTCGCGAAACTCTGTTTTGTGATTAGTTAATTGGTAATTGGTAATTGGTAATTGGTAATTGGTAATTGGTAATGGCTAATTGCTAATTGCTAATTGCTAATAGCTAATTGCTAATTACCCATCTCCCTCATCTCCCCCATCCTCCCCATCCTCCCCATCTTCCCCGCTCCCCTCTTTCCCTAGCCCCTAGCCCCTAGCCCCTAGTCCCTTCTTCTATAAGAATTTTGTTGCGATCGCCAGAGAGAAGAAAATCGAGAGATAGCAAGTACAAATACTTAATAAGTTCATTACATAAAATTGAATATTTTGCATCAATTTGCAAAGAAACTTAATCTAATTCAACACGGGAAACAGTCTGTCTTAAGATAGATATAAAAGCGCCTTTTAACTTTTTAGAATAGAAAATATTAATGGAGTTTTAAGGTGAAACAATTAGCAATCGCCTTGGGGTTTTTTAGTGGGGTAAGTATTACTCTGATCGGTTGCTCAAGAGAACCCCCTAACCCTCAGAGTAGCACAGAAAGTAGTTCTGAACTTTCATCCGTTGCAGTAGCAGTTCGCGACCTCGGCAACCCCTTCTTCGTGCAAGTTGGTAAAGGTGCAGAGGCCGAAGCAAAGAAACTAGGGGGGCCGAACACAAGAACAACTCTCGTTTCCAGTGGGGACGATTTAAATCAGCAATTTAACCAAATTGAAAACTTTATTGCCTCAAAAGTCAGCATGATTATACTCAATGCTGCTGACAGTAAAGGCATCGCTCCCGCTGTAGAAAAAGCTAAGCAAGCAGGCATTCCCATAGTGGCAGTTGATACCGCCGCTGATGGAGGTGTTGATGCCACAGTTACTTCAAATAACGTCCAAGCTGGTGAAGTAAGCTGTCAATATATAGCCGATCGCTTAAAGGGTCAAGGCAGTGTTGTAATTATCAACGGGCCTCCTGTCGCTTCAGTAATTGAGCGAGTCCAAGGGTGCGAGAATGTATTCTCTAAATATCCTGGGATTAAGGTTCTTTCCAAAACTCAAAATGCAGAAGGTAGCCGCGATGGTGGGTTGAGAGTCATGAGCGATTTGCTCACTTCCTTCCCAAAAATTGATGCTGTTTTTGCAATTAATGACCCTTGTGCTATTGGCGCAGAACTAGCGGCTAAACAGTCACAACGAGATGAATTCTTTATTGTTGGTGTCGATGGCGCACCTGAAGCTCTCGATGCGCTCAAGCAGAACAATAGCTTATTTGTAGCTACAGCAGCTCAAGACCCATTTCGCATGGCAGCCAAGGCTGTTGAGGTGGGAAATGATATTCGGAAAGGAAAGAAGCCTGCCGACCCAACAATTCTAATTCCAGTCAAACTCATTACTCGTGAAAACGTTAACGAGCATAAAGGCTGGACAAGCGAATAAACAAGTTTTTGGCTTAATATCGACAAAATTTGTGAGTTTCAGGTTGCGTAATACAGTCAAGATGTATTACAT from Kamptonema formosum PCC 6407 includes the following:
- a CDS encoding pentapeptide repeat-containing protein produces the protein MISSIRQHIYTFLFSLVLFVAVSLVAIAINPVPALALDYNREALVGADFSGRDLTDAQFTKANLRNSNFSNANLQGVSFFAANMEDANFEGANLRGATLDLARMIKVNLTNAILEGAFAYNTKFERAIVDGADFTDILIRDDMVEKLCKVARGTNPVTGRNTRETLFCD
- a CDS encoding YraN family protein, with the protein product MGNSDLSTFDFTRKGVKLSNDLEHPTTAAPSRFSGLSSNANNIGNLGENLVAQWLEEQGWEILHRRWRCRYGEIDTIAIAPGVEEKGCSEKKGNYQLPLTNHPLPTLIFVEVKTRRRRNWDADGMLAVNATKQAKLWQTAEIFLSDRPELADYPCRFDVALVCCEPSQSNHQQKSSLTVAIGEPVIVGSWCLTLQEYIQSAFSH
- a CDS encoding ABC transporter substrate-binding protein, producing MKQLAIALGFFSGVSITLIGCSREPPNPQSSTESSSELSSVAVAVRDLGNPFFVQVGKGAEAEAKKLGGPNTRTTLVSSGDDLNQQFNQIENFIASKVSMIILNAADSKGIAPAVEKAKQAGIPIVAVDTAADGGVDATVTSNNVQAGEVSCQYIADRLKGQGSVVIINGPPVASVIERVQGCENVFSKYPGIKVLSKTQNAEGSRDGGLRVMSDLLTSFPKIDAVFAINDPCAIGAELAAKQSQRDEFFIVGVDGAPEALDALKQNNSLFVATAAQDPFRMAAKAVEVGNDIRKGKKPADPTILIPVKLITRENVNEHKGWTSE